One genomic region from Drosophila subpulchrella strain 33 F10 #4 breed RU33 chromosome 2R, RU_Dsub_v1.1 Primary Assembly, whole genome shotgun sequence encodes:
- the LOC119549866 gene encoding uncharacterized protein LOC119549866, protein MKRCLVWKWILLIIFEVVNLSMQIEYQFELEDESIYTNCSNVQPGTLNINGLFDMTHLSTIMKPEGIELSGNMTSVFNAQPSDRIEVTGNLFYFDRGTWQPTTLNMAIKDFCKVMYDEKQLWYKEWAARVTNKDVIKDNCIKEHGTVFLMETYTIKLRFGSSMPLVSGRYTLRIRVFAIDQSGKKRPNDVCYEVKGTFFKI, encoded by the exons ATGAAGCGCTGTTTAGTTTGGAAATGGATTTTACTAATAATTTTCGAAGTGGTCAACTTATCAATGCAAATTGAGTACCAATTCGAGTTGGAGGACGAATCAATTTACACCAACTGCAGTAACGTACAGCCAGGAACCCTCAACATAAATGGGTTGTTCGACATGACCCACCTGAGCACGATCATGAAACCAGAAGGAATTGAATTGTCGGGAAACATGACGAGTGTTTTTAATGCCCAGCCATCGGATCGCATAGAG GTGACTGGAAACTTATTTTACTTTGATCGAGGTACCTGGCAGCCGACCACGCTCAATATGGCAATAAAGGACTTCTGTAAGGTTATGTACGATGAAAAACAGCTGTGGTACAAGGAGTGGGCCGCTCGGGTAACGAATAAAGATGTCATTAAGGACAATTGTATTAAAGAACACGGT ACGGTATTTTTAATGGAAACATATACAATAAAGCTACGCTTCGGCAGTAGTATGCCTTTAGTTTCCGGTCGTTACACCCTTCGAATTCGGGTGTTTGCAATTGACCAATCAGGCAAGAAGCGCCCAAACGATGTCTGCTATGAAGTAAAAGGAACCTTTTTCAAGATCTAA
- the LOC119549868 gene encoding uncharacterized protein LOC119549868 has translation MNRALFKFWLLLILLQHIQKSMAMTYEFIMEDERIFSDCKDKPPGTLDVNDLFDFTNTTFQMSESGVTLSGCKTVVWDILPTDRVELAVSVLYFDRGTWQPTTLNMLIKDFCKVMFDDKQVWYDSYSKHIQNAAEVNNTCYRVKGSPIIFETYTIHPVFSSGMIIKSGRYAMRLMHSAYDNNGVVRPNKICYEIKGEFKKSSQWK, from the exons ATGAATCGAGCTCTATTTAAATTTTGGCTGCTTCTGATCCTTTTGCAACATATCCAAAAGTCCATGGCAATGACTTACGAATTTATTATGGAAGATGAGCGTATATTCAGTGATTGCAAGGACAAGCCACCGGGAACACTCGatgtaaatgatttatttgattttactAACACTACCTTCCAGATGAGCGAAAGTGGGGTGACGCTTTCGGGATGCAAAACGGTTGTTTGGGATATCCTGCCAACTGACCGAGTTGAG CTTGCTGTAAGCGTTCTATATTTCGACCGCGGTACCTGGCAGCCAACCACGCTTAATATGCTGATCAAAGACTTTTGCAAGGTAATGTTCGACGATAAACAGGTGTGGTACGACTCGTATAGTAAGCATATACAAAATGCAGCTGAAGTCAACAACACTTGTTACAGAGTAAAAGGA TCTCCAATAATATTCGAAACATATACAATACATCCGGTATTCTCGAGTGGAATGATAATAAAAAGTGGTCGCTATGCCATGCGACTTATGCACTCGGCGTATGATAATAATGGGGTAGTGCGCccaaataaaatttgttatgaAATCAAGGGCGAGTTCAAAAAATCAAGTCAAtggaaataa